CTCTTCGTCTACGGCACCCTGAAACGGGGCTACTGGAACCATCAACGCTTCTGCGCCCAGGCCCGCAGCATCGAACCGGCCGTGGTCTGGGGCAGGCTCTACCATCTCAACGCCGGGTTCCCGGCCCTGGAAGTGCCGGAATGTCTGATCCTGGCCCGGGGCACCGCCGATCCACTGGCCGACGCCCGCAGGCAGCAGGAGAGCGGCACACCGCGCTTCGGCCGCCCGACCGGCGACTGGGATCTGATCCATGGGGAACTGGTGACCTTCACCGACCCGCAACGGGACCTGCCGCCCATCGACCGGCTGGAAGGCTTCCGGCCCGGCGGCCAGAGCATGTACCAGCGGGTGATGGTGGCCGCTGGATGCCGGAACGCTTCAATTGCAGTGTGGATTTACAGGATGGCTCGGGTTACAAAC
This DNA window, taken from Sulfuricurvum sp. IAE1, encodes the following:
- a CDS encoding gamma-glutamylcyclotransferase — its product is LFVYGTLKRGYWNHQRFCAQARSIEPAVVWGRLYHLNAGFPALEVPECLILARGTADPLADARRQQESGTPRFGRPTGDWDLIHGELVTFTDPQRDLPPIDRLEGFRPGGQSMYQRVMVAAGCRNASIAVWIYRMARVTN